One window of the Acaryochloris sp. CCMEE 5410 genome contains the following:
- a CDS encoding NAD(P)/FAD-dependent oxidoreductase has product MKLNRTNLEQRLDHLYDVIVVGGGAGGLSAGIYLQRFRLSSLIIDKGKARSSWMQSLHNYLGLPPDTSGRKLLQQGKKHYDSLAGDFLDGYVEEVTDAENIFEIQVKVGRQNSRNVKFYSKYLIVASGIIDHLLPLENMQNVYDYAGYNLHVCMICDGYEMTDKLCGFFAGSEASIEEMVFNLSWFTPKITIFTHGLFEVSGQMRSQLQEYGYRLVETPIQKFLGENHQMTGVELVNGSVIELETGLISMGARYHNTYLQELSLEMKGGNLVTDKLGRTSHPRIFAIGDLKVGLNQVVVAAGDGALAATQIWREIRKDIGPRKWLENLKLSV; this is encoded by the coding sequence ATGAAGCTCAATAGAACCAACCTTGAACAACGTTTAGACCATCTCTATGATGTCATTGTCGTGGGGGGTGGGGCAGGCGGCCTATCTGCAGGAATCTATCTACAGCGATTTCGCCTCTCCAGTCTGATTATTGACAAAGGTAAGGCTCGTTCATCTTGGATGCAGTCATTACACAACTATTTGGGACTGCCACCGGATACGTCCGGACGAAAACTGCTGCAACAGGGGAAAAAACACTATGACTCCTTGGCGGGAGATTTCCTCGATGGTTATGTTGAAGAGGTCACTGACGCAGAGAACATCTTTGAGATCCAAGTTAAGGTGGGTCGTCAAAACAGTCGCAACGTCAAGTTCTATTCTAAATATCTGATCGTCGCCAGCGGCATTATTGATCATCTGTTGCCCTTGGAAAATATGCAAAATGTTTATGACTACGCAGGGTACAACCTCCATGTCTGTATGATTTGTGATGGCTATGAAATGACCGACAAACTTTGTGGCTTCTTTGCAGGTAGTGAAGCCAGCATTGAAGAAATGGTGTTCAACCTCAGTTGGTTTACGCCCAAAATCACCATCTTTACCCACGGCCTATTTGAAGTGAGCGGCCAGATGCGCAGCCAATTACAAGAGTATGGATATCGTTTGGTAGAAACCCCCATCCAGAAGTTTTTAGGTGAGAACCACCAAATGACAGGTGTAGAGTTGGTGAACGGTTCAGTCATTGAATTGGAAACGGGGCTAATCTCAATGGGGGCTCGCTATCACAACACCTATCTTCAGGAATTGAGCTTAGAGATGAAAGGCGGTAACTTAGTCACTGATAAATTGGGTCGCACCTCCCATCCTCGGATTTTTGCGATCGGAGATTTAAAAGTTGGTTTGAATCAAGTGGTAGTCGCAGCAGGGGATGGTGCTCTGGCCGCTACTCAGATTTGGCGAGAGATTCGTAAAGATATTGGTCCTAGAAAATGGCTGGAGAATCTCAAGCTTTCGGTATAG
- a CDS encoding nitronate monooxygenase family protein, which produces MNTLPPLRIGQYTARYPIIQGGMGIRISGAKLAAAVANAGGIGIISAVGLGLNSPYFDPSQKAGRNRREQFFEANRLALIDELNLARSLSPAGIIGINIMVAAQDYETLVRTAIEHGANLIIAGAGLPLGLPAYTQAHPEVALVPIVSTTRAARLICQKWQRQHHRLPDAFIVENPQTAGGHLGAKLEDLNSPRLAAKQVIPELTNYLQAEISEEIPVIAAGGVWDRTDIDWMLALGASGVQMGTRFITTNECDADRRYKEFHLHAHPEDVVLVPSPVGMPGRALRNSFAERAIANSPDLEKRCLTSCLHVCRCRDTQETYCIVRALDRASQGDVENGLIFAGSNAGRAQQIIPIAELMQELTASL; this is translated from the coding sequence ATGAATACACTTCCCCCCCTTCGTATTGGTCAATATACAGCTCGCTATCCCATTATTCAAGGAGGGATGGGAATCCGTATCTCTGGGGCTAAACTGGCCGCTGCTGTTGCCAATGCAGGTGGTATCGGCATTATCTCCGCAGTGGGTTTAGGACTAAACTCCCCCTACTTTGACCCCAGCCAGAAAGCGGGACGCAACAGAAGGGAACAATTTTTCGAAGCTAATCGATTGGCCCTTATTGACGAATTAAACCTTGCCCGCTCCCTCAGCCCAGCGGGCATCATTGGCATCAACATCATGGTCGCTGCCCAGGATTACGAGACCCTGGTTCGTACCGCCATTGAACATGGAGCCAATTTAATTATTGCGGGCGCAGGCTTGCCCCTCGGATTGCCTGCCTATACCCAGGCTCATCCCGAAGTAGCGCTGGTGCCAATTGTGTCCACTACACGAGCCGCTAGACTGATCTGTCAAAAGTGGCAGCGCCAACATCACCGCCTACCCGATGCTTTCATTGTCGAAAATCCCCAGACGGCAGGGGGGCACCTCGGGGCCAAACTAGAAGATCTCAATAGCCCTCGCTTAGCCGCGAAACAGGTGATTCCTGAACTTACAAATTATCTCCAAGCGGAAATTAGTGAAGAGATTCCCGTAATTGCTGCGGGCGGTGTCTGGGACCGAACGGATATTGACTGGATGCTGGCGTTGGGAGCCAGTGGCGTTCAGATGGGAACGCGGTTTATTACCACTAATGAATGCGATGCCGATCGCCGCTACAAAGAGTTTCACCTTCACGCTCACCCTGAAGATGTAGTCTTAGTGCCTAGTCCCGTAGGAATGCCGGGACGAGCGTTGCGAAATTCTTTTGCTGAACGAGCAATAGCCAATTCTCCTGATTTAGAGAAGCGTTGTCTGACCAGTTGTTTGCATGTTTGCCGCTGTCGAGATACCCAAGAGACCTACTGCATTGTGAGGGCATTAGATAGGGCTTCTCAGGGTGATGTCGAAAATGGCTTAATTTTTGCTGGATCCAATGCCGGACGTGCTCAGCAGATCATTCCCATCGCTGAGTTGATGCAAGAGCTAACAGCATCCCTTTAA
- a CDS encoding 4Fe-4S single cluster domain-containing protein — protein MNTLNNLPSLDLLDIPPGYLNIMGYVDESEVNGPGCRAVVWMQGCHRACPGCFNPDSWSFEINQLIDVKTLAQKILSNPRHEGVTFSGGEPFWQAPALTELAHQVKAAGLNVMSFTGFTLAQLRADSAPVGAQNLLDQLDILIDGPYVEALKIHSPNSPVASSNQQVHIFNPSFQDKITWASDQLEIHIQPDGSRTFTGYHGQLLGP, from the coding sequence ATGAATACTCTGAATAACCTGCCATCATTAGATCTCTTGGATATTCCTCCCGGATATCTGAACATCATGGGATATGTTGATGAATCGGAAGTGAATGGTCCCGGCTGTCGAGCTGTTGTCTGGATGCAAGGGTGCCATCGGGCCTGTCCTGGTTGTTTCAACCCTGACTCATGGTCGTTTGAAATTAACCAGTTAATTGATGTGAAAACTTTGGCCCAGAAGATTCTCAGCAATCCGCGCCATGAAGGCGTCACTTTTTCTGGTGGAGAGCCTTTCTGGCAAGCTCCTGCCCTCACTGAATTGGCTCATCAGGTTAAAGCTGCTGGGTTAAATGTGATGTCATTTACAGGATTTACGCTGGCTCAGTTGCGAGCAGACTCTGCACCCGTTGGTGCCCAAAATCTGCTGGACCAGTTGGATATCCTCATTGATGGCCCATATGTAGAAGCCCTAAAAATTCACTCTCCTAATTCTCCTGTTGCTTCCAGCAATCAGCAGGTCCATATCTTCAATCCATCTTTCCAAGACAAAATCACTTGGGCGAGTGACCAACTTGAGATTCATATTCAACCAGACGGGAGCCGAACCTTTACGGGGTACCACGGCCAGTTACTCGGACCTTAA
- a CDS encoding DUF3122 domain-containing protein produces MIWCHIRQSFSWLLLLGALVLLFLFGMGRFATPPAAAMITQQEESTNQMLYQSRQTLKDRNGMSWQAIAFKRIRPNGAVTLNLRLVGFPGEVELEHPHLLAIATSMGQTFTAVDVSQEIDTGTPTSPNIGQYNLQPILPQLSDVVPVQLSLPTTDGSVVALDISPEAIQEWHTVATQS; encoded by the coding sequence ATGATTTGGTGCCATATTCGTCAATCATTTTCTTGGCTTCTACTATTAGGAGCTTTGGTCCTATTGTTCCTGTTTGGTATGGGACGATTTGCAACCCCACCCGCTGCGGCTATGATTACACAGCAGGAAGAGAGCACAAACCAAATGCTCTACCAGTCTCGCCAGACTCTCAAAGATCGGAATGGGATGAGCTGGCAGGCGATCGCATTCAAGCGCATCCGTCCCAACGGCGCAGTCACCCTAAACCTGCGGCTGGTGGGGTTCCCCGGTGAGGTGGAACTAGAACATCCTCATCTGCTGGCGATCGCAACCTCTATGGGCCAAACGTTCACCGCCGTAGATGTTTCCCAAGAGATCGATACCGGTACCCCTACCAGTCCCAATATCGGTCAGTATAACTTGCAGCCGATTTTGCCTCAGCTCTCTGACGTAGTTCCGGTACAGCTCTCTTTGCCGACTACCGATGGCTCTGTTGTAGCCCTTGATATCTCGCCGGAGGCGATTCAAGAATGGCACACTGTTGCGACCCAAAGCTAA
- a CDS encoding saccharopine dehydrogenase NADP-binding domain-containing protein: protein METKIIILGGYGNTGLLIARLLLQESNLKLILAGRDLSRAQRSAADLNHEFHTDRVSSQQVDAADPKSLAVAFAGVNLVVVASSTMAYTHNLVRTALDTVIDYLDLQLSSPTKLAVLNASREEIAKKGRCFMTDGGFHPGVPAAMVRYAATQLDALEVANVSAAFQLDWQTLLFSESTTFELVDEMMNFNSTILKNREWVEMKMNKFPKFNFGERFGERYCLPMYLEELKSLPDSIPSLSETGFYISGFNWMTDYIIIPINLAVLRVFKEKAKTLMKTLFVWSLRNFSKPPFGAVIQLEGQGLQAGQNRSIQMRLAHDDAYVLTAIPVVACLLQYLNGSVRHPGLWFQANLVEPKQFFKDINRLGVKVSLQMT, encoded by the coding sequence ATGGAAACAAAAATAATCATTCTGGGAGGCTATGGAAACACTGGCCTCTTAATCGCTAGATTGCTGTTACAAGAGAGCAATTTAAAACTGATCCTGGCGGGCAGAGATCTAAGTCGAGCGCAGCGATCAGCCGCTGACTTAAATCACGAATTCCATACAGATCGTGTTTCCAGTCAACAAGTTGATGCGGCTGACCCGAAGAGCTTAGCAGTAGCATTCGCTGGTGTAAACCTAGTGGTTGTCGCATCCAGCACGATGGCGTATACCCACAATCTTGTGAGGACAGCGCTTGATACAGTCATCGACTATCTAGATTTACAGCTTTCTTCCCCGACAAAGTTAGCTGTACTTAACGCTTCCCGCGAAGAAATAGCTAAAAAAGGCAGATGCTTTATGACCGATGGTGGCTTTCATCCGGGTGTTCCGGCTGCGATGGTGCGGTATGCAGCTACACAATTGGATGCCCTAGAGGTCGCGAACGTCAGTGCCGCCTTTCAATTAGATTGGCAAACATTATTATTCTCAGAGTCCACGACCTTTGAATTGGTGGATGAAATGATGAACTTCAATTCGACGATCTTGAAAAATAGGGAGTGGGTGGAAATGAAGATGAATAAATTTCCGAAATTCAATTTTGGTGAGCGCTTCGGTGAACGATATTGCCTCCCCATGTATTTAGAAGAACTAAAGTCTCTGCCAGATTCTATTCCGTCTTTGAGCGAAACTGGATTTTACATCTCAGGATTCAACTGGATGACAGACTACATCATTATCCCGATAAACTTGGCTGTCTTGAGAGTATTCAAAGAAAAGGCGAAGACACTGATGAAGACATTGTTTGTCTGGAGTCTTAGAAATTTCAGCAAGCCTCCTTTTGGCGCGGTCATTCAGTTAGAGGGGCAAGGCTTGCAAGCTGGACAGAATAGAAGCATCCAGATGAGGCTAGCCCATGATGATGCGTATGTGTTAACCGCAATTCCTGTGGTGGCCTGTCTGCTGCAGTATTTAAACGGAAGTGTTCGACATCCTGGCTTATGGTTTCAGGCGAACCTCGTTGAACCCAAGCAGTTTTTTAAAGATATCAACAGACTTGGCGTCAAAGTTAGTCTTCAAATGACATAG
- a CDS encoding MBL fold metallo-hydrolase yields MTAPIQTIATSFAFNITVNCYLIETDDGYILIDTGMPNQRQAIEDALEQANCQIGSLKLIILTHGDIDHCGNAAYLRQKFDAPITMHADDVGMVERGDMFWNRKNPNLLIKVLFRLFFGLHKADQFTPDLYLEDRSTLSEYGLDAEAIHLPGHSKGSIGVLMSTGDLFCGDLLGNTDKPELWTIVDDPGAAHTSVKKLDSLPINTVYPGHGQPFPIEQFMHDHSKDRSLDSQATYVKLGQLFNY; encoded by the coding sequence ATGACTGCACCCATTCAAACCATTGCAACATCCTTTGCGTTTAACATCACTGTCAACTGCTATCTAATTGAAACTGATGATGGGTATATTTTGATCGATACGGGAATGCCAAATCAGCGGCAAGCTATTGAAGATGCTCTCGAACAGGCAAATTGTCAGATTGGCAGCCTAAAGCTGATTATTCTCACTCATGGTGACATTGACCACTGCGGTAATGCGGCATATCTCCGTCAGAAATTTGATGCACCAATCACTATGCACGCTGACGATGTCGGTATGGTCGAACGCGGCGATATGTTCTGGAATCGTAAAAATCCTAATCTACTCATTAAAGTTCTATTTAGATTGTTTTTCGGTCTACACAAAGCAGATCAATTCACGCCCGATCTATACCTAGAAGATCGATCCACTCTATCTGAATATGGGCTAGATGCTGAAGCCATTCATCTTCCCGGCCATTCAAAGGGATCTATCGGTGTCTTAATGTCGACTGGCGACCTGTTTTGCGGTGATTTACTCGGCAATACAGACAAACCTGAGCTTTGGACCATTGTTGATGATCCTGGAGCGGCCCATACCAGTGTCAAAAAGCTAGACAGCTTACCGATTAATACGGTTTACCCCGGACATGGACAGCCGTTTCCAATAGAGCAGTTCATGCACGATCACAGTAAAGATCGGTCCCTAGATTCTCAAGCAACTTATGTAAAGCTGGGTCAGCTATTTAACTATTAA
- a CDS encoding efflux RND transporter periplasmic adaptor subunit, translating to MLLAVSSGAAWWVFNLRLSRETPTVAAPSPMVVKTAIATRQPIATDRTLTGTVESAEAVTLTSRVMGQIRQLTVREGDVVQAGQRIAEIDVRDIQAQQQQAIAAIPQAQSAVSIAHSAKLATLAQKNQAQARVQEAQAQLTEAQAELADAQLHQKRMAMLRREGAVSQSRLDEANTRLSMIRARISQAKAGLTQSSTTVKQAQAAVVQAQAQIRQAQAQVEQAQAEVKQTQANLDYGTVIAPFAGVITHKYTEVGAMAGPGESIVKLERSGNLRLSVDVPESLVGQIQRGQSVSVQIDALNRQIAGRISQIIPAADPRSRNFTVKVALKTTQDLLPGMFGRLQMGSIASQDTASRQGLMIPEDALVKQFGVTGVFKVVDQQAQFQPITTGQIQGKTVEVYSGLERKDSVIINPSPSLQNGTALQVS from the coding sequence TTGCTATTAGCGGTATCCAGTGGGGCAGCCTGGTGGGTTTTTAATCTACGTCTATCCCGAGAGACGCCGACGGTTGCTGCGCCTTCGCCGATGGTCGTGAAGACTGCGATCGCAACTCGGCAACCGATAGCTACAGATCGGACCCTCACGGGCACCGTTGAATCGGCTGAAGCCGTCACCCTCACCAGTCGAGTGATGGGCCAAATTCGTCAACTGACGGTACGTGAAGGTGATGTCGTTCAAGCGGGACAACGGATCGCTGAAATCGACGTCCGCGATATTCAAGCCCAACAGCAGCAAGCCATTGCCGCGATTCCTCAAGCTCAATCAGCCGTCAGTATTGCCCACTCAGCGAAACTGGCTACCCTAGCTCAAAAAAATCAGGCCCAGGCCCGTGTTCAAGAGGCTCAAGCCCAGCTGACCGAAGCGCAAGCCGAACTCGCGGATGCCCAACTCCATCAAAAAAGGATGGCTATGCTGCGACGCGAGGGAGCCGTCAGTCAGTCTCGTCTAGATGAAGCGAATACCCGCTTGTCAATGATTCGGGCCCGCATCAGTCAAGCAAAAGCAGGACTGACTCAATCTAGCACGACGGTGAAGCAAGCCCAAGCTGCAGTGGTTCAGGCCCAAGCTCAAATCCGTCAGGCTCAAGCCCAAGTTGAACAAGCCCAGGCCGAAGTTAAGCAAACTCAAGCCAACCTTGACTATGGCACGGTGATAGCTCCCTTCGCGGGTGTAATCACGCATAAGTACACCGAGGTGGGGGCAATGGCGGGTCCCGGCGAATCGATTGTGAAGTTGGAACGGAGTGGAAACTTGAGGTTGAGCGTTGATGTCCCTGAATCTCTAGTAGGCCAGATTCAACGGGGCCAATCCGTCTCAGTCCAAATCGATGCACTCAATCGCCAGATCGCAGGTCGCATTAGCCAAATCATCCCTGCTGCCGATCCGAGATCTCGGAATTTTACCGTTAAGGTTGCCTTGAAGACGACCCAAGACTTGCTGCCAGGGATGTTTGGTCGGTTGCAGATGGGGTCCATTGCTAGTCAAGATACGGCTTCACGCCAGGGCCTCATGATTCCTGAAGATGCGCTAGTCAAACAATTTGGAGTCACGGGAGTGTTCAAAGTTGTAGACCAGCAGGCTCAGTTTCAGCCCATTACCACGGGTCAGATTCAGGGCAAAACAGTGGAAGTCTATTCAGGATTGGAGAGGAAGGATAGCGTCATCATCAATCCCAGTCCGTCACTGCAAAACGGTACAGCCCTGCAAGTGAGCTAA
- a CDS encoding NAD(P)/FAD-dependent oxidoreductase produces the protein MAHIVVIGAGLAGLPTAYELRYLLPSQHQITLISNTSKFTFIPSLPWVALGLTPLAKIQLELEELVIQQGIRWLPEAVVNLNPRTQTVYTDSQSLVYDYVVIATGAELALDTVSGLGPEQGFTQSVCNPHHALMANSAWQNFLQNPGPLVVGAVPGASCFGPAYEFALLADYTLRQQGLRDQVSLTFVTPEPYAGHLGIGGMANSSQLVTELMAARDVAVLENTAIDSVTPKKIILANGDAVPFQYAMLLPSFRGPGFVRETVGLGDAKGFLPVLPTYQHPVFPSVFSAGVVTQLAPPEVTPIAIGVPKTGQMVEAMGMAVAHNIALALGAISDQPVTPTLEAICFADFGDTGLLFLADPVLPDPETGQRRRAITLGGRWVGWLKTAFERYFLAKMRWGAAVPWFERLGLRAAGLSLLEAVPSTEPDPVREDVLSH, from the coding sequence ATGGCTCATATTGTTGTCATTGGAGCAGGATTGGCAGGATTACCGACTGCCTATGAGTTGAGGTACCTGTTACCTAGCCAGCACCAAATTACCCTGATCTCCAATACCTCTAAATTCACATTTATTCCATCCCTCCCTTGGGTCGCGCTGGGGTTGACTCCCCTGGCCAAGATTCAGTTAGAACTGGAAGAGTTGGTGATTCAACAGGGAATAAGATGGCTCCCTGAAGCGGTGGTTAACCTGAATCCTCGGACTCAAACTGTTTATACAGATTCTCAGTCTTTGGTCTATGACTACGTCGTCATTGCCACCGGAGCTGAGTTAGCCTTGGATACGGTATCCGGCCTGGGACCAGAGCAGGGCTTTACCCAGTCGGTTTGCAATCCTCACCATGCTTTAATGGCCAACAGTGCTTGGCAAAATTTTTTACAGAATCCGGGTCCTTTAGTGGTGGGGGCAGTGCCGGGGGCAAGCTGTTTTGGTCCTGCCTATGAGTTTGCCTTATTGGCCGATTACACCCTTCGCCAGCAAGGGTTGCGGGATCAAGTTTCCCTTACATTTGTGACGCCGGAACCCTATGCGGGGCATTTGGGGATTGGCGGCATGGCAAATTCTAGCCAGCTCGTGACGGAGTTGATGGCGGCCAGAGACGTGGCAGTTTTGGAGAATACCGCTATCGACTCCGTCACACCCAAGAAGATTATTCTGGCCAATGGCGATGCGGTGCCCTTCCAGTACGCTATGTTGCTGCCTTCGTTTCGAGGACCTGGCTTTGTTCGTGAGACAGTGGGGTTAGGGGATGCCAAGGGGTTTCTGCCCGTATTGCCCACCTATCAGCATCCTGTTTTTCCCTCAGTGTTTAGTGCAGGTGTCGTCACTCAATTGGCTCCACCAGAGGTCACTCCGATTGCAATCGGAGTGCCAAAAACTGGACAAATGGTTGAAGCAATGGGGATGGCAGTGGCTCACAATATTGCCCTGGCCTTAGGGGCCATCTCAGATCAGCCTGTTACCCCCACCTTGGAAGCCATCTGCTTTGCAGACTTTGGAGATACAGGATTACTCTTTTTGGCCGACCCCGTGTTGCCCGATCCAGAAACAGGCCAGCGACGCCGCGCCATTACCCTAGGGGGGCGTTGGGTGGGTTGGTTGAAAACAGCATTTGAACGCTATTTTCTAGCCAAAATGCGTTGGGGAGCTGCCGTCCCTTGGTTTGAACGCTTGGGGCTTCGGGCCGCGGGTTTGTCTTTGTTAGAGGCCGTTCCTTCGACGGAACCTGACCCGGTACGCGAGGACGTCCTGAGCCACTGA
- a CDS encoding DUF2892 domain-containing protein — protein MTKNQGLMDRLFRIGLGGLLLYLGLGTYSGLTLGMGLAIAAAIPTFTALLGFCPIYRLLGIHTNARQLFR, from the coding sequence ATGACCAAAAATCAGGGTCTAATGGATCGCCTGTTTCGAATAGGTTTGGGTGGATTACTACTTTATTTAGGATTAGGCACCTATAGCGGCTTAACCCTCGGTATGGGGTTAGCGATCGCAGCCGCAATTCCAACCTTTACCGCCCTACTGGGGTTCTGTCCGATTTATCGATTGTTGGGGATTCACACTAATGCTCGTCAACTTTTCCGATAA
- the petC gene encoding cytochrome b6-f complex iron-sulfur subunit translates to MNESLSIAQPSLSRRRFLNFLTGSAVAITAGATLYPISRVFVPPNSSRGDGRVLAKDALGTPIPTSQLLAEPPGTRALVAGLDSEPTYLTLTTTGQIEERGIVDNCTHLGCTFPWNGAADQFQCPCHGSRFAADGAVVRGPADRPLKLVHVQVEGEQIWILPWTELDPRTGIRPWWVKADTFDDHPTPENLMQYTLQISEQLTVAMIQPTPDQIQDAAQLGFKAVLNLRSPQEDGFLINESQLVQSAGMNYANLPIHPADLSEATAEQVLMIMDQLSKPILLHCKGGLRSGAMALLYEAVHQRWTTDQLLAQVHKLDLPLAAHPQLLHFIQDYVDAQPLGTVA, encoded by the coding sequence ATGAACGAGAGTTTATCTATTGCTCAGCCCTCTCTCTCCCGGCGACGGTTTCTCAATTTCTTGACCGGGTCGGCGGTAGCCATCACGGCAGGTGCAACCCTCTATCCCATCAGTCGTGTTTTTGTACCCCCAAACTCCAGCAGAGGGGATGGTCGGGTTCTAGCAAAGGATGCCCTAGGCACCCCCATCCCCACTAGTCAACTCTTGGCAGAACCGCCTGGTACTCGTGCCCTCGTGGCAGGACTAGATAGTGAACCGACCTATTTAACCCTGACGACCACAGGTCAAATTGAGGAGCGGGGCATTGTCGATAACTGCACCCATTTAGGCTGCACATTTCCCTGGAATGGTGCTGCCGATCAATTCCAATGCCCTTGCCACGGATCTCGCTTTGCAGCCGATGGTGCTGTGGTGCGCGGTCCTGCCGATCGGCCCCTCAAGTTGGTGCATGTCCAAGTTGAAGGTGAACAAATCTGGATTCTGCCTTGGACCGAGCTTGACCCACGCACCGGCATCCGCCCCTGGTGGGTCAAGGCGGATACCTTCGATGACCACCCTACACCGGAAAATCTCATGCAATATACCCTTCAAATCAGTGAGCAGCTCACCGTCGCTATGATTCAGCCAACCCCGGACCAGATTCAAGATGCGGCCCAACTGGGGTTTAAGGCTGTATTGAATTTGCGATCGCCCCAGGAAGACGGCTTTCTCATCAATGAGTCCCAACTCGTGCAAAGCGCAGGTATGAACTATGCCAATCTACCCATTCATCCAGCAGACCTCTCAGAGGCCACGGCTGAGCAAGTGTTGATGATCATGGATCAGCTATCCAAACCCATTCTCTTGCATTGCAAAGGAGGGTTGCGCTCTGGTGCGATGGCATTACTCTATGAAGCTGTTCATCAGCGATGGACCACAGACCAGCTATTGGCCCAAGTCCACAAACTGGACCTGCCCCTAGCCGCACACCCCCAACTGCTGCACTTTATCCAAGACTACGTTGACGCCCAACCCCTTGGCACCGTGGCCTAG
- a CDS encoding rhodanese-like domain-containing protein, with protein sequence MNNYHPRRASVTQISPLAYTKLTPTPLLLDVRSAGEYRAEHIPNAINLSLLRLLIGQLPIISRWVLPNWFQALSKDQPIGVVCLTSHRSPLAAAQLLRAGFTQVFNLSGGMQRWRQCSLNTISGYPSGFTVTTQGHLGPKPNT encoded by the coding sequence ATGAATAACTATCATCCACGCCGCGCTTCAGTGACTCAGATTTCGCCCTTAGCCTACACCAAACTCACGCCAACCCCACTTCTACTGGATGTTCGCAGTGCCGGAGAATACCGAGCAGAACATATCCCTAATGCCATTAATCTCAGTTTATTACGCCTGCTCATCGGCCAACTCCCCATCATCAGCCGCTGGGTCCTTCCTAATTGGTTTCAAGCCTTATCTAAGGACCAGCCCATAGGGGTGGTGTGTCTAACATCCCATCGTAGTCCCCTGGCAGCAGCCCAATTGCTCAGGGCTGGGTTCACTCAGGTATTCAATTTATCGGGTGGCATGCAGCGTTGGCGTCAGTGCAGTTTAAACACGATTTCGGGTTATCCATCTGGCTTTACAGTTACGACTCAAGGACATTTAGGGCCAAAACCCAATACTTAA